One Microplitis demolitor isolate Queensland-Clemson2020A chromosome 2, iyMicDemo2.1a, whole genome shotgun sequence DNA segment encodes these proteins:
- the LOC103579726 gene encoding disintegrin and metalloproteinase domain-containing protein 9 isoform X8, which produces MFWVHCGLFVLVIAVPGFISSADSTSKREADYTLDDSFWNEETPAGEVERLLREYRQNQELVRDIGAHNYQIIYPVQLRHHEKMGISTREAGSPKYPQRGGYGDGYQSARGRSRAGKHFHRTSLLIKAFNHKFRLDLELNTQLLAPNLMQKDFLSNGAEQMTKQEIEHCYYHGTVKDYPGASAAFHTCNGVSGVIHLGNETFVIQPFYGGDLSQRHPHVIFEARTKANKGCGNAGSLERRGGKNRRQKHVLGLSKTVTDRYKRDVREATKYIETAMIIDKAMFDKRNGSTRSEVVHDAIQVANIADLYFRTLNTRVSVVYIETWLGGNRAAIDSNMEIGRALQNFNDYLVRSMYHVTPDTTQLLTGESFLGGESGIAVPETVCSTKSSGISVDLNTYEPHLLAGTMAHMIGHNIGMSHDDGRENCFCRDWHGCIMAQSIVGAENVQPYKFSECSKSDYEEALKAGRGICLFNKPNELESRSCGNRVIDDGEQCDCGTIDECPKYDPCCDPITCKLTSGAQCARGPCCTNDCKLRHHGYVCRESTNECDLPEVCTGETGHCPQDVYKKNGKSCANNRSFCFAGFCPDLDVQCEAVWGDDGSAADMQCFEQFNSKGSINGHCGTDADGHFIKCEAENVRCGSLQCQRGSKQPVIDGMHGSWTRTIISTKGKEYECKATSKVEGIDVPGMGLVRDGTSCGEHSICVNQSCTSSFSYIDLGKCPSNHNNMECSGNGVCTNVNKCYCNIGWSGPDCSIQMDIPTLEPLTTTTGSPGKSSEVAGTKLQKKETPYENYHGSNTVFLVGMLMSVVGGVFVVFALMALCYRSVVVHKNFSLCLRRKSTIQKYDPPYSKKPAPKAHSGPSSNHHPEIVALDNVNKILTFGTMPTYSCDQQRVLFQPQTNVTADGSRLKEHKTPMKRMGGMYDEDGGLADSAMVERTLSSLNGYHGELMEALRNATTHRGMSGTPSGSGNLMDDEMIRKSLAECGYPDGYRKATADTGQDNIDNQDDDDEEDVPPTCGPIRIRTLEDIIRQLEVHSARHMSPNGSEDMRISEGEGDRHYRMDSSVCSESSQGSRRCSRGREDERFVYGRFRQPSRSPYGTHQHSHQHSHQMHEEEGIYETADPDRGSNTRGETPDSESDAFIQAQQQLARWTSEDGVQHRPPQQPPPSPPSAQLSSSSTATTIGPVAVHHHHQQHQHHQQHHQQQQQSPMEQLPIQRGYYPSPPHNDSGQQNNCQSQQQQQQQQQQQQLNGEAINAQSQQQIIINNKLLIKSPDVCGIDVNQLPNINKKKKKCPLDDNDDVSLDCNIIINNDDNTPNELITNNTSDNENTALLPPTHFPEYKH; this is translated from the exons GCGAGGTCGAACGACTGCTACGTGAATATCGACAGAATCAAGAGCTAGTACGCGATATTGGTGCCCATAACTATCAGATAATCTATCCGGTACAGTTGAGGCATCACGAAAAAATGGGGATATCCACCCGAGAAGCCGGATCGCCAAAG taTCCTCAGAGAGGCGGATATGGAGACGGGTATCAATCCGCTCGCGGGAGATCAAGA gcgGGAAAACATTTTCATCGAACTTCGCTCTTGATAAAGGCCTTCAATCATAAATTTCGTCTAGATTTAGAATTAAATAC gcaACTTTTAGCACCGAATTTGATGCAAAAGGATTTCCTGAGCAACGGCGCCGAACAAATGACAAAGCAG GAAATCGAGCATTGTTACTACCACGGTACAGTTAAAGATTATCCAGGTGCCAGTGCTGCTTTTCATACGTGCAATGGTGTCAGCGGTGTCATTCACCTAGGTAATGAGACCTTCGTTATTCAGCCATTCTACGGTGGAGATCTGTCG CAGAGACATCCTCACGTTATATTTGAGGCTCGAACAAAGGCTAACAAAGGCTGTGGGAATGCCGGGAGTCTTGAGCGACGTGGTGGTAAGAATCGACGCCAAAAGCATGTCCTCGGCCTATCCAAGACTGTCACAGATCGATACAAGCGAGATGTACGCGAGGCCACCAAGTACATCGAAACTGCCATGATTATTGACAAAGCCATg TTTGACAAGAGAAACGGAAGCACTCGATCGGAAGTAGTTCATGACGCCATCCAAGTTGCCAATATCGCTGATTTG tactTCCGTACTCTCAATACAAGAGTATCGGTTGTTTATATCGAGACCTGGCTGGGCGGGAACCGAGCGGCGATAGACTCGAACATGGAAATCGGCCGCGCTCTCCAGAACTTCAATGACTATCTTGTAAGAAGTATGTACCACGTGACGCCAGACACAACGCAGTTGCTTAc AGGCGAGAGTTTTCTCGGTGGCGAATCGGGTATTGCTGTACCGGAAACTGTTTGCAGCACAAAATCTTCTGGCATAAGCGTCGATTTGAATACATATGAGCCACATCTATTGGCCGGAACAATGGCACACATGATAGGCCACAATATCGGCATGAGTCACGACGACGGAA GAGAGAATTGCTTTTGTCGTGACTGGCACGGGTGTATTATGGCCCAGTCGATCGTCGGAGCTGAAAACGTCCAGCCCTACAAATTCTCCGAGTGTAGTAAATCCGATTACGAGGAGGCTTTGAAAGCCGGACGTGGTATCTGTCTTTTCAACAAACCGAACGAG TTGGAAAGCAGATCATGCGGAAACAGGGTAATAGACGATGGTGAGCAATGTGATTGCGGAACCATTGACGAGTGTCCTAAGTATGATCCATGCTGTGATCCAATCACATGCAAACTGACTTCCGGAGCTCAATGCGCACGTGGTCCTTGTTGTACTAATGACTGCAAG CTGCGTCATCACGGGTACGTTTGCCGAGAATCGACAAACGAGTGCGACCTGCCCGAAGTATGCACCGGGGAAACAGGTCACTGTCCTCAGGatgtttataaaaagaatGGTAAATCCTGCGCAAATAATCGCAGCTTCTGTTTTGCGGGTTTCTGTCCCGACTTGGACGTTCAATGTGAAGCCGTTTGGGGTGATGACGGCAGCGCTGCAGATATGCAGTGCTTCGAACAGTTTAACTCAAAGGGCTCTATTAACGGGCACTGCGGCACTGATGCAGATGGACATTTTATCAAGTGTGAAGCTGA AAACGTACGCTGTGGTTCCCTTCAGTGTCAAAGAGGAAGTAAACAACCGGTGATCGATGGCATGCATGGTTCATGGACGCGTACCATTATATCTACCAAAGGCAAAGAATACGAATGCAA AGCCACCAGCAAAGTTGAGGGGATCGACGTACCGGGAATGGGTCTCGTACGTGATGGTACATCGTGCGGTGAACACTCG ATTTGCGTCAATCAATCTTGCACAAGCTCATTTTCATACATCGATTTGGGCAAGTGTCCAAGTAATCATAACAATATGGAATGTTCAGGCAATGgt GTGTGTACCAACGTAAACAAATGTTACTGTAACATCGGTTGGAGTGGCCCCGATTGTTCAATACAAATGGACATACCGACATTAGAACCACTGACAACAACAACTGGGTCGCCTGGTAAATCATCTGAAGTCGCGGGAACCAAACTTCAGAAAAAAGAGACCCCCTACG AGAACTACCACGGCTCTAACACTGTATTTTTAGTTGGTATGCTCATGTCGGTGGTAGGGGGTGTTTTCGTAGTATTTGCTCTGATGGCTCTCTGCTACAGGTCAGTCGTAGTACATAAAAACTTCTCCCTCTGTCTCAG ACGCAAGAGTACTATACAGAAGTACGATCCTCCCTATTCGAAGAAACCGGCACCGAAAGCTCACAGCGGACCTTCCAGCAATCATCATCCAGAAATTGTTGCCCTTGATAATGTTAACAAAATCCTTACATTTGGAACCATGCCTACTTAtag ctGTGATCAACAACGCGTGTTATTCCAACCACAGACAAACGTGACCGCGGATGGATCACGACTCAA ggaACACAAGACGCCGATGAAGAGAATGGGTGGAATGTACGATGAGGATGGAG GTCTAGCAGACAGTGCAATGGTGGAGCGAACATTAAGTAGTTTAAATGGATACCATGGTGAATTGATGGAGGCCCTGAGGAATGCGACGACTCACCGAGGGATGTCTGGGACTCCCTCGGGCTCCGGTAACCTCATGGACGACGAAATGATCCGGAAGTCATTGGCTGAGTGCGGTTACCCTGACGGATATCGGAAGGCGACCGCGGATACGGGCCAAGACAACATCGACAATCAAGACGATGACGACGAGGAAGACGTACCGCCTACATGCGGACCCATTCGCATCCGCACCCTCGAGGACATTATTCGTCAATTGGAGGTCCATTCAGCCCGACACATGAGTCCGAATGGCTCCGAAGATATGCGGATATCCGAGGGCGAGGGCGATCGGCACTACCGAATGGACTCTTCCGTCTGTAGCGAGTCGTCCCAAGG AAGCAGAAGGTGCAGCCGCGGTCGCGAGGATGAACGATTCGTCTACGGTCGATTCCGTCAGCCGTCGCGAAGCCCGTACGGCACTCACCAGCATTCGCACCAGCATTCCCACCAAATGCACGAGGAGGAGGGAATCTATGAAACTGCCGATCCTGACAGAGGCTCAAACACTAGGGGCGAAACGCCCGATAGCGAAAG TGATGCATTTATTCAAGCTCAACAACAATTAGCCCGGTGGACGAGTGAGGACGGGGTCCAACATCGGCCACCTCAGCAGCCGCCACCATCTCCACCATCGGCTCAGTTGTCATCATCCTCAACGGCGACAACAATTGGTCCAGTTGCtgttcatcatcatcaccaacaacatcaacatcaTCAACAACATcatcaacagcaacaacaatcGCCGATGGAACAACTGCCAATACAACGCGGCTACTATCCTTCTCCACCTCACAATGACAGCGGCCAGCAAAATAATTGTCAGTctcagcaacagcaacagcaacaacagcaacagcaacaactCAATGGCGAGGCCATAAATGCTCAATCCcaacaacaaataataataaataataaattattaataaaaagtcCCGATGTATGTGGAATCGATGTGAATCAATTgcctaatattaataaaaaaaaaaaaaaatgcccaCTAGACGATAATGATGATGTTAGTCTAGATtgtaacataataataaataacgatGATAATACCCctaatgaattaattaccAACAACACTAGTGATAACGAAAATACTGCCCTATTACCCCCTACGCATTTTCCTGAGTACAAgcattga
- the LOC103579726 gene encoding disintegrin and metalloproteinase domain-containing protein 9 isoform X3, with the protein MFWVHCGLFVLVIAVPGFISSADSTSKREADYTLDDSFWNEETPAGEVERLLREYRQNQELVRDIGAHNYQIIYPVQLRHHEKMGISTREAGSPKYPQRGGYGDGYQSARGRSRAGKHFHRTSLLIKAFNHKFRLDLELNTQLLAPNLMQKDFLSNGAEQMTKQEIEHCYYHGTVKDYPGASAAFHTCNGVSGVIHLGNETFVIQPFYGGDLSQRHPHVIFEARTKANKGCGNAGSLERRGGKNRRQKHVLGLSKTVTDRYKRDVREATKYIETAMIIDKAMFDKRNGSTRSEVVHDAIQVANIADLYFRTLNTRVSVVYIETWLGGNRAAIDSNMEIGRALQNFNDYLVRSMYHVTPDTTQLLTGESFLGGESGIAVPETVCSTKSSGISVDLNTYEPHLLAGTMAHMIGHNIGMSHDDGRENCFCRDWHGCIMAQSIVGAENVQPYKFSECSKSDYEEALKAGRGICLFNKPNELESRSCGNRVIDDGEQCDCGTIDECPKYDPCCDPITCKLTSGAQCARGPCCTNDCKLRHHGYVCRESTNECDLPEVCTGETGHCPQDVYKKNGKSCANNRSFCFAGFCPDLDVQCEAVWGDDGSAADMQCFEQFNSKGSINGHCGTDADGHFIKCEAENVRCGSLQCQRGSKQPVIDGMHGSWTRTIISTKGKEYECKATSKVEGIDVPGMGLVRDGTSCGEHSICVNQSCTSSFSYIDLGKCPSNHNNMECSGNGVCTNVNKCYCNIGWSGPDCSIQMDIPTLEPLTTTTGSPGKSSEVAGTKLQKKETPYENYHGSNTVFLVGMLMSVVGGVFVVFALMALCYRSVVVHKNFSLCLRRKSTIQKYDPPYSKKPAPKAHSGPSSNHHPEIVALDNVNKILTFGTMPTYSCDQQRVLFQPQTNVTADGSRLKEHKTPMKRMGGMYDEDGGTGAEDVVSVIDLPNSLTKLPEKGILKKHGGYDSAMVERTLSSLNGYHGELMEALRNATTHRGMSGTPSGSGNLMDDEMIRKSLAECGYPDGYRKATADTGQDNIDNQDDDDEEDVPPTCGPIRIRTLEDIIRQLEVHSARHMSPNGSEDMRISEGEGDRHYRMDSSVCSESSQGSRRCSRGREDERFVYGRFRQPSRSPYGTHQHSHQHSHQMHEEEGIYETADPDRGSNTRGETPDSESDAFIQAQQQLARWTSEDGVQHRPPQQPPPSPPSAQLSSSSTATTIGPVAVHHHHQQHQHHQQHHQQQQQSPMEQLPIQRGYYPSPPHNDSGQQNNCQSQQQQQQQQQQQQLNGEAINAQSQQQIIINNKLLIKSPDVCGIDVNQLPNINKKKKKCPLDDNDDVSLDCNIIINNDDNTPNELITNNTSDNENTALLPPTHFPEYKH; encoded by the exons GCGAGGTCGAACGACTGCTACGTGAATATCGACAGAATCAAGAGCTAGTACGCGATATTGGTGCCCATAACTATCAGATAATCTATCCGGTACAGTTGAGGCATCACGAAAAAATGGGGATATCCACCCGAGAAGCCGGATCGCCAAAG taTCCTCAGAGAGGCGGATATGGAGACGGGTATCAATCCGCTCGCGGGAGATCAAGA gcgGGAAAACATTTTCATCGAACTTCGCTCTTGATAAAGGCCTTCAATCATAAATTTCGTCTAGATTTAGAATTAAATAC gcaACTTTTAGCACCGAATTTGATGCAAAAGGATTTCCTGAGCAACGGCGCCGAACAAATGACAAAGCAG GAAATCGAGCATTGTTACTACCACGGTACAGTTAAAGATTATCCAGGTGCCAGTGCTGCTTTTCATACGTGCAATGGTGTCAGCGGTGTCATTCACCTAGGTAATGAGACCTTCGTTATTCAGCCATTCTACGGTGGAGATCTGTCG CAGAGACATCCTCACGTTATATTTGAGGCTCGAACAAAGGCTAACAAAGGCTGTGGGAATGCCGGGAGTCTTGAGCGACGTGGTGGTAAGAATCGACGCCAAAAGCATGTCCTCGGCCTATCCAAGACTGTCACAGATCGATACAAGCGAGATGTACGCGAGGCCACCAAGTACATCGAAACTGCCATGATTATTGACAAAGCCATg TTTGACAAGAGAAACGGAAGCACTCGATCGGAAGTAGTTCATGACGCCATCCAAGTTGCCAATATCGCTGATTTG tactTCCGTACTCTCAATACAAGAGTATCGGTTGTTTATATCGAGACCTGGCTGGGCGGGAACCGAGCGGCGATAGACTCGAACATGGAAATCGGCCGCGCTCTCCAGAACTTCAATGACTATCTTGTAAGAAGTATGTACCACGTGACGCCAGACACAACGCAGTTGCTTAc AGGCGAGAGTTTTCTCGGTGGCGAATCGGGTATTGCTGTACCGGAAACTGTTTGCAGCACAAAATCTTCTGGCATAAGCGTCGATTTGAATACATATGAGCCACATCTATTGGCCGGAACAATGGCACACATGATAGGCCACAATATCGGCATGAGTCACGACGACGGAA GAGAGAATTGCTTTTGTCGTGACTGGCACGGGTGTATTATGGCCCAGTCGATCGTCGGAGCTGAAAACGTCCAGCCCTACAAATTCTCCGAGTGTAGTAAATCCGATTACGAGGAGGCTTTGAAAGCCGGACGTGGTATCTGTCTTTTCAACAAACCGAACGAG TTGGAAAGCAGATCATGCGGAAACAGGGTAATAGACGATGGTGAGCAATGTGATTGCGGAACCATTGACGAGTGTCCTAAGTATGATCCATGCTGTGATCCAATCACATGCAAACTGACTTCCGGAGCTCAATGCGCACGTGGTCCTTGTTGTACTAATGACTGCAAG CTGCGTCATCACGGGTACGTTTGCCGAGAATCGACAAACGAGTGCGACCTGCCCGAAGTATGCACCGGGGAAACAGGTCACTGTCCTCAGGatgtttataaaaagaatGGTAAATCCTGCGCAAATAATCGCAGCTTCTGTTTTGCGGGTTTCTGTCCCGACTTGGACGTTCAATGTGAAGCCGTTTGGGGTGATGACGGCAGCGCTGCAGATATGCAGTGCTTCGAACAGTTTAACTCAAAGGGCTCTATTAACGGGCACTGCGGCACTGATGCAGATGGACATTTTATCAAGTGTGAAGCTGA AAACGTACGCTGTGGTTCCCTTCAGTGTCAAAGAGGAAGTAAACAACCGGTGATCGATGGCATGCATGGTTCATGGACGCGTACCATTATATCTACCAAAGGCAAAGAATACGAATGCAA AGCCACCAGCAAAGTTGAGGGGATCGACGTACCGGGAATGGGTCTCGTACGTGATGGTACATCGTGCGGTGAACACTCG ATTTGCGTCAATCAATCTTGCACAAGCTCATTTTCATACATCGATTTGGGCAAGTGTCCAAGTAATCATAACAATATGGAATGTTCAGGCAATGgt GTGTGTACCAACGTAAACAAATGTTACTGTAACATCGGTTGGAGTGGCCCCGATTGTTCAATACAAATGGACATACCGACATTAGAACCACTGACAACAACAACTGGGTCGCCTGGTAAATCATCTGAAGTCGCGGGAACCAAACTTCAGAAAAAAGAGACCCCCTACG AGAACTACCACGGCTCTAACACTGTATTTTTAGTTGGTATGCTCATGTCGGTGGTAGGGGGTGTTTTCGTAGTATTTGCTCTGATGGCTCTCTGCTACAGGTCAGTCGTAGTACATAAAAACTTCTCCCTCTGTCTCAG ACGCAAGAGTACTATACAGAAGTACGATCCTCCCTATTCGAAGAAACCGGCACCGAAAGCTCACAGCGGACCTTCCAGCAATCATCATCCAGAAATTGTTGCCCTTGATAATGTTAACAAAATCCTTACATTTGGAACCATGCCTACTTAtag ctGTGATCAACAACGCGTGTTATTCCAACCACAGACAAACGTGACCGCGGATGGATCACGACTCAA ggaACACAAGACGCCGATGAAGAGAATGGGTGGAATGTACGATGAGGATGGAGGTACGGGTGCCGAAGACGTTGTCTCTGTCATTGATCTACCTAACAGTTTGACAAAGTTACCTGAGAAGGGAATTTTAAAGAAACACGGTGGTTACG ACAGTGCAATGGTGGAGCGAACATTAAGTAGTTTAAATGGATACCATGGTGAATTGATGGAGGCCCTGAGGAATGCGACGACTCACCGAGGGATGTCTGGGACTCCCTCGGGCTCCGGTAACCTCATGGACGACGAAATGATCCGGAAGTCATTGGCTGAGTGCGGTTACCCTGACGGATATCGGAAGGCGACCGCGGATACGGGCCAAGACAACATCGACAATCAAGACGATGACGACGAGGAAGACGTACCGCCTACATGCGGACCCATTCGCATCCGCACCCTCGAGGACATTATTCGTCAATTGGAGGTCCATTCAGCCCGACACATGAGTCCGAATGGCTCCGAAGATATGCGGATATCCGAGGGCGAGGGCGATCGGCACTACCGAATGGACTCTTCCGTCTGTAGCGAGTCGTCCCAAGG AAGCAGAAGGTGCAGCCGCGGTCGCGAGGATGAACGATTCGTCTACGGTCGATTCCGTCAGCCGTCGCGAAGCCCGTACGGCACTCACCAGCATTCGCACCAGCATTCCCACCAAATGCACGAGGAGGAGGGAATCTATGAAACTGCCGATCCTGACAGAGGCTCAAACACTAGGGGCGAAACGCCCGATAGCGAAAG TGATGCATTTATTCAAGCTCAACAACAATTAGCCCGGTGGACGAGTGAGGACGGGGTCCAACATCGGCCACCTCAGCAGCCGCCACCATCTCCACCATCGGCTCAGTTGTCATCATCCTCAACGGCGACAACAATTGGTCCAGTTGCtgttcatcatcatcaccaacaacatcaacatcaTCAACAACATcatcaacagcaacaacaatcGCCGATGGAACAACTGCCAATACAACGCGGCTACTATCCTTCTCCACCTCACAATGACAGCGGCCAGCAAAATAATTGTCAGTctcagcaacagcaacagcaacaacagcaacagcaacaactCAATGGCGAGGCCATAAATGCTCAATCCcaacaacaaataataataaataataaattattaataaaaagtcCCGATGTATGTGGAATCGATGTGAATCAATTgcctaatattaataaaaaaaaaaaaaaatgcccaCTAGACGATAATGATGATGTTAGTCTAGATtgtaacataataataaataacgatGATAATACCCctaatgaattaattaccAACAACACTAGTGATAACGAAAATACTGCCCTATTACCCCCTACGCATTTTCCTGAGTACAAgcattga